From the genome of Clavelina lepadiformis chromosome 2, kaClaLepa1.1, whole genome shotgun sequence:
ttTGTAGCACTGAGTTCTAGCGTTCGAGTTCTCATTAACCTCCAAAATACAaccacaaattttaaaaacgcaATTATATTAGGCCTTGTATTGCAccaaaaccaataaaaacgacaaatcaacaattgatttaaaatatgGCAAGTGCAGGTATCAGACTGTATACTGCGAAAACTAGTTTTGATTATTACCAAGCATGTTCATGAATTTGCGAAGATTAGGTTTTCTGTCTCGGTACAATTTTATGGTTGAATTGGCTGTCTTCTTCATCACACGCCAGGTATCTGTAGCCATGCCCTCCGACCGCCGAGAGTCAGCATGGGCAGAATCAACAGACTTTGAGCTTGAGTCTAATGATGCTGAGTCCTCAAGAAGTTCTCCGCTTGATGTTCCTGACGCTACGACGTCGACGTTTATGAAATCTCTGTCGAGCGTCCAAACCCTGACTGAACCTTCGTCACCATAGTAGCCAGAACAGGATACAACCTGGGAACTGTAAAAGATTGCTATGATAAACTACAAACGACTATGAGCAATCAGGGTTAGAGCAAAATTGTTATGATCAAGCAATGTATTCAATTCAATTCTCTGATTTTCTGCCAATTGACTACGTTCGCGGATGTTCTACTTACACAAAGCTGAGcttgaaattttatgaaacagCTGTGTGATTTCATTTTCAgcaagtgtttgttttattaatacaAGACATTTCTTAACAAACTCACTTATACTTTAACAGACAACGAACTGGTCTTTCGGATATTTTTCTGCAATCAATGAGGCTTAATGTCAGTTTGCCCGATTCCTCATGTTCCAGTGATGTTTCCTTCTCTTCTTCATACGGCTCTTCATCTGCACCTTTAACTTTGACGACCTTTAAATCATCAAAATTATCAACTTGTTGCATGAGCAGACTGAATAGAAATACCTATATAGCTACAATCACCTCAGGCTTCAGATcgtaaaattttaattctcCTTCGTAATTTCCGATCCAAAGAGTGTGATGATTGGTTAGGACCATGGCTGAAACTCTCTTACTTGGAGATGCATCTGGATTAGGCTCATCAGGCTGGTTAATACATAACAGTATGATCATTACGGTCGCAATGCAACGGTGCCAAGTATTTTCTGTCGCTCTTTGTaagcataggtgggcagtgacttactgtaccgcggtactttttcaataCCGATActggtaccgtcggtacttttttggaaaagaagtaccgaattactttattcaagaaatttcagtcagtTCCGGCACTTGGTACTTTTCGCGTGATTAGTTCAAAAACACATGTttattaatccttaataccaactatagcatctgttgatcttttttaatctagaaatgtaaAGTAATATTGCGAGCGAGTAACGCctcatatgttttgacctggagtaacctttaccggggcaTAATAGCGGTAACTATTGCATTTGctgcagcatcttttacacgaaaagtaccggtaccgagtactgacaaggtaccgaactacttttttaaaacagtatcGAATACTGGAACcatcggtacattttttgccaggTACTGTTggcgttaccgacggtactttcaaagtaccgactgcctaCCTCTGTTTGTAAGGAATAAGTTTACACCCACTTCAGAATTTTTATCACAATTAGAAGTGCACTGGCATTCAACTTACCATCATAGGATATAACGGTGGTAGAGGAAGATCCCTCTCAATGTCATACACCAGcagtggaggtttgctgtacATGGTACAGTCGTGTAGTTGTATCACTGAAGAGTCCTTTGTTGCAATCCACACATGGTTGGAATTAGGAAGCATCATCGACACTTGCTCCAACCGAGACGAGATAAGAAAGAAACCATCGGTCTCGTACGTCCTgttcattaaaaaaatatttgcttttaagcTACAGCAACCCCATTTTTACTTacattgatattttttattttttttgtattgtatatcAATATTGAGCAGTTTATGATCAATCAACTACATCAACTAATAGTAATGATGATCAACTAAACTTATAAAAGCCTTACTCTAAATTAACAATGTAAATGGCCGGGCCAGACGCGACCCAGAGACAATTTTCCGACTCGATAAGACAAACAGCAGTTGTGGGTCGCTTGCTTAACTCAATAGAATCTTTGAGCTTAGGTTTCCTCATTCCAACTTTGTTGGATGAGATTTCTCCTTCTTGTAAGATGTGCAGCTTCCCATCTGCTGTTCCCACGTAGACCATATCCCCGTGAGTAGTGATGGATAAAACCACATCTGATAGGGACATACTCCAACATATAGAGCTGAAACAGTAAAAATATGCAAGTTATGTACCAGCACAATGAAAGTATTGCAAATGGTTAGTGTCGCCCATTCATGGTTGATGACAAACGCATGGAGTTTCTTGCATTGTTTTGAGCAAAAATATGTATAATAACGTAAATATGATGCAAATGAATCAAATGACATAATGCACGATACCAACCTGCTATGAACAGAGTAAGCTTGTAGTTGACCGGAGATGAGACCAACCAAAACAACGTCGTTAGCAACTGCATGGACGCACATAACACGGCTAGTGAtcttgcatttgtttttaaatgaagaACATACAAATTATAATTCAGGGAATAATAGTCCACATTcagttgtttaaaatataaagcaaagaaaaaaggtGAAGTTCATGCTGATATGTTTTAGATTAATGCTGATGGGTTCTTATGTGAGCAATCAAACTTACCGGTAAGGATAATGCCTTGATTTGATCGGATACAACTTCGTAAATTTGCGAGTTCTGTGTCAGTCTGCAACTTGCACTTAACAGTATTTTCTCACCTACTGCACCGCATTCAAAATTCAATTTGTCACCAGCATAATTTGCGGATAATACATCCTCACACTGAAAAAATTCACATACTTTAAATATGCAAAAGTACACACATGTATGTGTATTATCTAACAGTTGGACTGCTATACAagctaataaaataaaaactgcaaCACCACTGCACATTCTTTTACTTTCTATTATGCAGAATAAATTAGAAAAACATTATTTACCAGTTCAACACTTTTGTCATAATACTGTCTTTGTCTCAGCTTTTCCTGATGTTTTCTGGAAAATTCCTCCTCATATTGAGCTCTCAGCTCTTCAATCTCTTCCCATGGAGGAAAAGGAGCATTAAATGCTTCCTGATGATGCAATGAACATCACAGAAGAATATTACTAGATTTCGTTAAAACATATACACAGGAAACAACAAGCTCTTATACTGAATGGAGCTAATGAAAGAAATACCAAGCAAAAATTCAGCAATtcttcaatttaattgttattatcctttaaaaatgttatcaaGAAATATCATAGAAATGAGATGAAACTCTACACTGACATTAATAAGGTAAAGTGGATCAGAACATAGACGTGGGATGTTCTTAACAGCATGCAGAAGATGGGATGAATCATGAAGTTCCAACAAACGAGGttcaaataatttcaatataataCAGGATATTCGAAATACGGCTTCGTGCCCAAAGGCAAGAAAACAATCCCAAGTTCGAAGCAACACCTGAAAAATGGCAAGATTTTCAACAATGCTACGTGCAATGCCCAAAATCAAACACAGACGTATAAGACGATGAGGTTAATACGaataaacacacaaaatgCAGATGAAGATGAACAAACGTTATGAGatgattttaaagttttatgtttcctttgcaataaaaatattcagcTATCAGTTAAACTGTCGTGTAGTACTGTAGTACGAAGCAATTGTGCCATAAAAAAACACTTACTTGAAATGGCAAGCAGTCAAAGAACAAGCCAAGAAACCAACCAGTGGTGACGGCAGCAAGATCAACATCTGAGAATCTCATTAAATGCTCCATCAGTTTAGGAGCTGTTTGAGAAAGGATTTGCTGCAGGACATACTGATCCGCAAGCAAACCTGCCAGGCCATTGCAGTAATAATCGGGAGGAAAAATCTTTTCAGTCACAGCAACCAAAAACCTTGAAGACAGTTGTACAAATCAGCCTTACCAACGGTTTATGAAACATCTGTCCCAACACAGTGTTTGAATAAGCATTTAAGCTTGTTACTCAAACTATGCCATCATACAAAATCACTAAATCAGctgaaaataaatcaatgataATTGACAACAAATCAATTGTACTACTACCTACCAGtaattgcacacaacaaaTAGAAAGATACAGTTTTATCATGAAGTGAAGTCTATGGTCAAAAATTAAATACCAAAACACATCCTCCTCTTCCAGAAAAAGAAGGCCACCGCCAGCCAAGAAATTAAATCCTTGACAGTATCCAATATCCGAATCTGCATGAATGCAGAAGGCAGTAAGGACACGTTGCAATCTGTCTCGATGGATTGAATCAGTGGCAGAGAAATCGCGATTATTTGGCATTGTTCGCGGAACATCCATGACAatttgttttatcatttttgtgAACGTCTAGTGAACAATAAAACACGAACTTGGTCCTTTTTCATCTCATATTACTCACACAAACAACGTCGCTAGGTGCTTGCCATTGACCTCGAGTATAACAAACTTGTCAGACAATTACCTTATTCAATGTATATTGTATGGAATACCTTATTATCCTTCTTGGCATCTTGCTGATCGAAAAGCTGGTCGAAATATCCTTCACCTGCCGCATGCTTTTTGTCTCCTATGTAATACGTAATGAGCTTCTGCCACATGTATGCTCTATACTGGGCTGGTATTCCTCGAAGCACCAGTTTGCGGAATTGTGGGGAGATTTCAAACTGGGGAAAAAGTAATGAAAAGTGTCAATGTGGCAATCTACCCATGACAATCATAAAATAGAAATTATCTGTATGGAGAATTATAAACAAGGAATCTAATGCTAACATAGTCTCAGTGAAATCACATGATTTGTTCAAGCAGCGCCCACACAATTAGTGAAAACCTGAAGGTCTCGGAATGTAGGTTTGCAATATTTACATCTATAGGTCTACAGATCGTTTCCTCAAAAGGAGGAAATTCAGTCTATACATTGCCATTTAATTACTACATAACAAATATATCTCTTTCTCTTATTCTCTCAAAAGAGAAGATTCAGATTTATACAATGTGAACTCATTTTATGTTATATGTAAAATTGTACACATCATTCAAGTGTATAAAGTcatcacaaaaataaacatttcaaactaTCTTTAAACAGGAAGCAGGTTATGACAGAAATGACATCATGATTTTAAATCACCTGTTCAGAATTATCACTGATAAAGGCTTTCCACTTCTTTAAGTTGTTTTGGTTGTCCACATTGCTGTCTGCCAACACATCAAATGCATCCTGCAGGTGATGGGCAATGTATTCTACCTGCAACGCTTCATTTGGGAGGGCATGGACAAACCCAAACACATCGACATGTTCAACCTTTCCTATACAAGCACACAAAGAGAAGTTTTATGAGAGCTGAGGTACTTAAATGTAGTAAACTTCCATTACAGACCTAACAGCtatttgcaaattattttgagACGTATTCTCATATTCCATACACTTTGGAATTAATATTGGTAACTAAATGAAAACTGCGGGATAATCAAACACAAACAGCAGTGAAGACACAGATCGTGGTATTGAAGAAGAAGTCATTCAATTATTAATTAGAGATATTCAGAATATGGGATGACATTTCCAGGTTGATGTCATTTTGCTTCGAAAGTCTAAACCATATCTGGTTGATTGCGATAAGCTACTATGGAGTTGCAGAACATACTGTACTATGCTTTTACATAGCACTATCTTCATGACAAATAACAAATTTCCAAGGTAAACATTTATGCAAACAGTGTGGTATTtgagtaacaaaaaaaatggtATACACTGTTCATCAAACTACCAACTACACAAAACATTGGTTGTGCAAATAAAGTTAATATTTAGGTTACAAGCTGTATTGATTGCTGACTAAGAGGAAATTCGAATTAAAGTTTTACCTTTACTTTAAGATAAGCGACTAGAACATGTAAAAACCCTGCTTTTCATCTGTGCTGTGATGAAATCATGGGCTTTGATATTTCCTTTCTTACTATTTCATGTGcatgatttaaaatttatttagattACATAAGTTTACATGCAGGTTGCCAGAATATTATATGCCTAGTAATAGTTACACAACATGCCTGCAGACTTATTATAATAAttgattttgcaatttgttttatgTTCGGATCTTAAATGTGCAAtagtatatttatataatgTTCTTACAAAACATAACACCAACCTAATGTAGGAATTGAACATCCCAAAACTCGATCATTGGTTGTTTTCATTTGACgaaccaaatttttcaatgttgTGATATGATGTTCGCGCTCAGGAACAGTAAAGCGTGCACCCTCATCTGGTTCCACTAGTGGGCGATAGACACAATGACTCAACAAAGACACATAATCACGTTGAAACTTCCGCAAGTCTGAAGCAAGTTTTTCAGATTTCCTacataaaccaaaaaataaataaattatcaaATAACAAAGCAAAAGCTGTAAACTAATAAGGCTATTGCAATGTGTTAAAAAAACTCAACGTCATCTCTCACGTAACATCTGTATCAACTTTATGTCTTGCATTGGTCATGAAAGATGTGGAAAATAATCActtaatttataaaatgtttcataATGACATTTCTAGAACATGCAACAGTCACAAAGTTCACACACAACAAGAACGGTACAAGAGACATGCTAAATCAGCTATAACCTGCTTGAACTTTGTACTATGACTTCTTATGTTAGTAATATTTCCTGACGATGAAGCACAAAAgggaaaaacaaaatttgatgattttttgtGTGTGCATTACTTAGCATGCCCATTGCCCAGTGTTTAATCTTGTATattctttttcaaacaaaactagctgacaataattaaaacaattgtaATTGACGTTGACAATACTGCCTGAAAAgcaagcaataaaatatccACAACACAACACAAAATGCCCTATTATGTTGTGTAGAATATGAGCACAACATCTTTtgattatataaatatttgcTGCATTCTTAAGTCACCTGTCCTTTACAAAACTGTTGCTTTTAACACAGCAAAATATACAgtaacacaaaaaataaaaattatttttttcttttagacAAAACGACCAAATAAAACAGATTATAGCAAATACAGTGTACAATGGAATAATTATCATACTAAGCCAGCAGCTCACTTTTGTTGCTCTTTAGCTTGTAGTCTAGTTCTATTGCACATTTGATGCAATTTCAGCACTTCCTCATTTAACAATGCATTCTGGTCACGGTATGACTTGACCTGTTCCTCCATATTCTGGTACGCCTCACTAGTCACAATGCTCTTATCGTTGCCGAGTAATTCATCTTGCATTTCAAACAGCTGTCGATCCCTGGACGCTAGCACTTCCTGATAGCTTGTGATCCTCTGCTGACATCGAGCCAGCTCTGCTTTGGCGTCTGCGAGCTCATGTGAGAGTTGGAAAAGAGCGCTGGATTCGTCGTGGGTTGTGGAAAACGGAGATGCTGATGAGCCAGTTGCGGAATTTATTTCGTTGTCCCATTCAAACTCTGGTAACCCAGATGACAAAGGAGTTGTTGAGATAGCCAGGGGATCGTCGAAGTTAAGCTGGCCTGGTGAAATGCAAGTAAATAAAGCCAGCTTTGCAGTGAGTTACTCTGTCAGAGAACTGCACAGTTTTTTCTGTAAAGTCTAACAcataattaaaaaatcaatcttTGTGGTTAAATGGCGGGTACCCAAAATATTGTATACGATCCATGCATAAATAAAAGTCTTAGCAACCTAGTACCAGTATGAACTAACCATTAAGACTTTCACTCTCACTTGTTGAAACATTGTTGTTAGACGTATTTCCCGAACCAATGCTTGCTGAACGAGGTTTctgatatttcaaaaaaatatgctGTTATTATACAGGCATACCGTATTAAGTGTGAATACATAgtatatttcaaaacatttttaaaatcataaaaacgCATCCGCAAAAACATGAACCTAAAACATACCAGTGTAGTAGTTGGTGGAGAGATAACTTTAGTTTTGAGAATTTTACTTGGTGCAGGGGAAACTCCTTGTTTAATGCTGCGTAATTGTTGAATAGCCGAAACCCAGCTTAGTGTGTCATCTGATGTGTCAACAACAAATGCCAAGCTTTGCCTTaaaagataacaaaaaataacaaggtGTCATCACACAGAACGTCTTCCAATCAAGAGAAAACCTGATCCACATGTccaaataaaacatgtaagGACAATTTGAACTTTGCTTAAGCTCTAGGCATGACGTTGAGCTATTGTTTGCTACATAAAACAGcattaaaagcaaatttatcaattatttcattattgAGTAAGTTAGTTGTTACCTATCACTGATAATTTCAAATTGATTTTGTGTATCTTGACTGATGGTTATCGCAGAATTTTGAGTGTTGAATGTGATTTCTGGTTTGCCAAGTTCTGAAGCAGCTTCATCTTTAAAGCCATTCAAATGGCAGTCATCGGTCAAAACAAACCAGTAACGATGTTCTCGAAGCCCGGTAATCCGTCCAACCAGGCCTGAAAAGTAAAActaatatttaaattatttcaggACTTATAATGGGAGAAAAGTATGATGACCCTTACCGTTACAGATTTGACGTACCTTTATCCATTTATATTGTCCAATGTTTATTGGACTTGTAGTATAAAGTAGAAACATTAAAATAGGTTTGGAGAATGGGCATGCAGAAAGTTAAtcttagctatttaaggtcttattggagttagatttagattagatggtaaaatttaagttactatgttataacattgaacaagaaactgtgaaaaatagcgtCGAACGCAagattttttctggtgaaatagtggcagcctatCAATGAACAGTAGCTTCAAACTGACTTTTTATACAGTATTAACTCCTTGCAGACATAAACAATATTATCAGTTAAATACACCTCACAAATTGATGAGACTGTGTATAAAATGTAATGGGCGTACAAACATTTTAGGTTTTGCAAGCTTTTTTTTACAATGGCCGGGTCAATTTGATCGACTaacaaaaaagcttttatacaaattgctaaatatatttaattgaacaTATATTACTCATACAATTTAGACTTAACAAAGCTTAAAGAAATGGTCGAACAGTTTCGatttatataaaacaaaagaaacaaagataaTAAGTAAAATATCTACCCGACCAACCATTGTGATTGACATATTGTTTATTGGGCATCACTGATGCACATATACTGAGATTACTTACTCAAGAAAATATCCAACTACAAGAAAAGATAAATAGCATATCTTAGccaaaacaagtttaacaaTACAGTAATGTGATTCCATTACATTATGATATTCTCATaagttttagaaaatgttACAGGGAGCACAAGATATATAGTATTGACTAACTTGacttcaaaaaaatattaaaaaatgtgtTCTTTTTCGATGAAATGTAATAATATATGGTTGGTTACACTAACCTCAAGTAACAATGCTTCAATATTCATGAATACATACATTTACTTATCGTTTATAACTATGACAATATACATCCCTGCGATGGATCATTTACTTTTGTCAATAAGTATATATTTAAAGGAAAGTATTGATAAATGTTGTTCGCATTACCTTATACATGTTTTTAGCAGTCCGTTGATGCCGTAGTGTGTTGTTTATAATTACAACCCTTACCAACTCTAACATCCAGGCATGTACAACTAAAAGGAAAATGATTAGATCTAATTGTGCATGTTAGCTCCATCATACGTATTGTTTACTTTCTCCAAAGCTTTGAATGAGGAAACAAATTGCGCAACTACATCAAACCTTGTTTACCAGACACTGAGTATTAAAATGCTAAATAATGTGATTCAACGACTTTAAAAAGGTGATGATGCAACAGCTGCATTCAGAGGTGTTTCGACATGGGTCTGATTTTccaaaaacatgcaaatagaATCTTATTTTACCTCATTTGAACTGATCTATTTTTTCAATACAGGTCTGTCTGTGGGTTTACATTTAATGTATGTTGTTACCTCATTGCACGGAGTTTTTTCAACTGTCTACAAGTTTGGAATAGTCATGTTTAATGTTACTTTATGTTACATAAATCTACCAAAAAATATCACTTTGTAATTGTTGAATATCAGAC
Proteins encoded in this window:
- the LOC143447247 gene encoding uncharacterized protein LOC143447247 isoform X4, with the translated sequence MMKGWMKYRQKGGLVGRITGLREHRYWFVLTDDCHLNGFKDEAASELGKPEITFNTQNSAITISQDTQNQFEIISDRQSLAFVVDTSDDTLSWVSAIQQLRSIKQGVSPAPSKILKTKVISPPTTTLKPRSASIGSGNTSNNNVSTSQLNFDDPLAISTTPLSSGLPEFEWDNEINSATGSSASPFSTTHDESSALFQLSHELADAKAELARCQQRITSYQEVLASRDRQLFEMQDELLGNDKSIVTSEAYQNMEEQVKSYRDQNALLNEEVLKLHQMCNRTRLQAKEQQKKSEKLASDLRKFQRDYVSLLSHCVYRPLVEPDEGARFTVPEREHHITTLKNLVRQMKTTNDRVLGCSIPTLGKVEHVDVFGFVHALPNEALQVEYIAHHLQDAFDVLADSNVDNQNNLKKWKAFISDNSEQFEISPQFRKLVLRGIPAQYRAYMWQKLITYYIGDKKHAAGEGYFDQLFDQQDAKKDNKTFTKMIKQIVMDVPRTMPNNRDFSATDSIHRDRLQRVLTAFCIHADSDIGYCQGFNFLAGGGLLFLEEEDVFWFLVAVTEKIFPPDYYCNGLAGLLADQYVLQQILSQTAPKLMEHLMRFSDVDLAAVTTGWFLGLFFDCLPFQVLLRTWDCFLAFGHEAVFRISCIILKLFEPRLLELHDSSHLLHAVKNIPRLCSDPLYLINEAFNAPFPPWEEIEELRAQYEEEFSRKHQEKLRQRQYYDKSVELCEDVLSANYAGDKLNFECGAVGEKILLSASCRLTQNSQIYEVVSDQIKALSLPITSRVMCVHAVANDVVLVGLISGQLQAYSVHSSSICWSMSLSDVVLSITTHGDMVYVGTADGKLHILQEGEISSNKVGMRKPKLKDSIELSKRPTTAVCLIESENCLWVASGPAIYIVNLETYETDGFFLISSRLEQVSMMLPNSNHVWIATKDSSVIQLHDCTMYSKPPLLVYDIERDLPLPPLYPMMPDEPNPDASPSKRVSAMVLTNHHTLWIGNYEGELKFYDLKPEVVKVKGADEEPYEEEKETSLEHEESGKLTLSLIDCRKISERPVRCLLKYNSQVVSCSGYYGDEGSVRVWTLDRDFINVDVVASGTSSGELLEDSASLDSSSKSVDSAHADSRRSEGMATDTWRVMKKTANSTIKLYRDRKPNLRKFMNMLGNNQN
- the LOC143447247 gene encoding uncharacterized protein LOC143447247 isoform X2, which gives rise to MMKGWMKYRQKGGLVGRITGLREHRYWFVLTDDCHLNGFKDEAASELGKPEITFNTQNSAITISQDTQNQFEIISDRQSLAFVVDTSDDTLSWVSAIQQLRSIKQGVSPAPSKILKTKVISPPTTTLKPRSASIGSGNTSNNNVSTSESESLNGQLNFDDPLAISTTPLSSGLPEFEWDNEINSATGSSASPFSTTHDESSALFQLSHELADAKAELARCQQRITSYQEVLASRDRQLFEMQDELLGNDKSIVTSEAYQNMEEQVKSYRDQNALLNEEVLKLHQMCNRTRLQAKEQQKKSEKLASDLRKFQRDYVSLLSHCVYRPLVEPDEGARFTVPEREHHITTLKNLVRQMKTTNDRVLGCSIPTLGKVEHVDVFGFVHALPNEALQVEYIAHHLQDAFDVLADSNVDNQNNLKKWKAFISDNSEQFEISPQFRKLVLRGIPAQYRAYMWQKLITYYIGDKKHAAGEGYFDQLFDQQDAKKDNKTFTKMIKQIVMDVPRTMPNNRDFSATDSIHRDRLQRVLTAFCIHADSDIGYCQGFNFLAGGGLLFLEEEDVFWFLVAVTEKIFPPDYYCNGLAGLLADQYVLQQILSQTAPKLMEHLMRFSDVDLAAVTTGWFLGLFFDCLPFQVLLRTWDCFLAFGHEAVFRISCIILKLFEPRLLELHDSSHLLHAVKNIPRLCSDPLYLINEAFNAPFPPWEEIEELRAQYEEEFSRKHQEKLRQRQYYDKSVELCEDVLSANYAGDKLNFECGAVGEKILLSASCRLTQNSQIYEVVSDQIKALSLPITSRVMCVHAVANDVVLVGLISGQLQAYSVHSSSICWSMSLSDVVLSITTHGDMVYVGTADGKLHILQEGEISSNKVGMRKPKLKDSIELSKRPTTAVCLIESENCLWVASGPAIYIVNLETYETDGFFLISSRLEQVSMMLPNSNHVWIATKDSSVIQLHDCTMYSKPPLLVYDIERDLPLPPLYPMMPDEPNPDASPSKRVSAMVLTNHHTLWIGNYEGELKFYDLKPEVVKVKGADEEPYEEEKETSLEHEESGKLTLSLIDCRKISERPVRCLLKYNSQVVSCSGYYGDEGSVRVWTLDRDFINVDVVASGTSSGELLEDSASLDSSSKSVDSAHADSRRSEGMATDTWRVMKKTANSTIKLYRDRKPNLRKFMNMLGNNQN
- the LOC143447247 gene encoding uncharacterized protein LOC143447247 isoform X3, with the translated sequence MMKGWMKYRQKGGLVGRITGLREHRYWFVLTDDCHLNGFKDEAASELGKPEITFNTQNSAITISQDTQNQFEIISDRQSLAFVVDTSDDTLSWVSAIQQLRSIKQGVSPAPSKILKTKVISPPTTTLYQKPRSASIGSGNTSNNNVSTSQLNFDDPLAISTTPLSSGLPEFEWDNEINSATGSSASPFSTTHDESSALFQLSHELADAKAELARCQQRITSYQEVLASRDRQLFEMQDELLGNDKSIVTSEAYQNMEEQVKSYRDQNALLNEEVLKLHQMCNRTRLQAKEQQKKSEKLASDLRKFQRDYVSLLSHCVYRPLVEPDEGARFTVPEREHHITTLKNLVRQMKTTNDRVLGCSIPTLGKVEHVDVFGFVHALPNEALQVEYIAHHLQDAFDVLADSNVDNQNNLKKWKAFISDNSEQFEISPQFRKLVLRGIPAQYRAYMWQKLITYYIGDKKHAAGEGYFDQLFDQQDAKKDNKTFTKMIKQIVMDVPRTMPNNRDFSATDSIHRDRLQRVLTAFCIHADSDIGYCQGFNFLAGGGLLFLEEEDVFWFLVAVTEKIFPPDYYCNGLAGLLADQYVLQQILSQTAPKLMEHLMRFSDVDLAAVTTGWFLGLFFDCLPFQVLLRTWDCFLAFGHEAVFRISCIILKLFEPRLLELHDSSHLLHAVKNIPRLCSDPLYLINEAFNAPFPPWEEIEELRAQYEEEFSRKHQEKLRQRQYYDKSVELCEDVLSANYAGDKLNFECGAVGEKILLSASCRLTQNSQIYEVVSDQIKALSLPITSRVMCVHAVANDVVLVGLISGQLQAYSVHSSSICWSMSLSDVVLSITTHGDMVYVGTADGKLHILQEGEISSNKVGMRKPKLKDSIELSKRPTTAVCLIESENCLWVASGPAIYIVNLETYETDGFFLISSRLEQVSMMLPNSNHVWIATKDSSVIQLHDCTMYSKPPLLVYDIERDLPLPPLYPMMPDEPNPDASPSKRVSAMVLTNHHTLWIGNYEGELKFYDLKPEVVKVKGADEEPYEEEKETSLEHEESGKLTLSLIDCRKISERPVRCLLKYNSQVVSCSGYYGDEGSVRVWTLDRDFINVDVVASGTSSGELLEDSASLDSSSKSVDSAHADSRRSEGMATDTWRVMKKTANSTIKLYRDRKPNLRKFMNMLGNNQN
- the LOC143447247 gene encoding uncharacterized protein LOC143447247 isoform X1, with amino-acid sequence MMKGWMKYRQKGGLVGRITGLREHRYWFVLTDDCHLNGFKDEAASELGKPEITFNTQNSAITISQDTQNQFEIISDRQSLAFVVDTSDDTLSWVSAIQQLRSIKQGVSPAPSKILKTKVISPPTTTLYQKPRSASIGSGNTSNNNVSTSESESLNGQLNFDDPLAISTTPLSSGLPEFEWDNEINSATGSSASPFSTTHDESSALFQLSHELADAKAELARCQQRITSYQEVLASRDRQLFEMQDELLGNDKSIVTSEAYQNMEEQVKSYRDQNALLNEEVLKLHQMCNRTRLQAKEQQKKSEKLASDLRKFQRDYVSLLSHCVYRPLVEPDEGARFTVPEREHHITTLKNLVRQMKTTNDRVLGCSIPTLGKVEHVDVFGFVHALPNEALQVEYIAHHLQDAFDVLADSNVDNQNNLKKWKAFISDNSEQFEISPQFRKLVLRGIPAQYRAYMWQKLITYYIGDKKHAAGEGYFDQLFDQQDAKKDNKTFTKMIKQIVMDVPRTMPNNRDFSATDSIHRDRLQRVLTAFCIHADSDIGYCQGFNFLAGGGLLFLEEEDVFWFLVAVTEKIFPPDYYCNGLAGLLADQYVLQQILSQTAPKLMEHLMRFSDVDLAAVTTGWFLGLFFDCLPFQVLLRTWDCFLAFGHEAVFRISCIILKLFEPRLLELHDSSHLLHAVKNIPRLCSDPLYLINEAFNAPFPPWEEIEELRAQYEEEFSRKHQEKLRQRQYYDKSVELCEDVLSANYAGDKLNFECGAVGEKILLSASCRLTQNSQIYEVVSDQIKALSLPITSRVMCVHAVANDVVLVGLISGQLQAYSVHSSSICWSMSLSDVVLSITTHGDMVYVGTADGKLHILQEGEISSNKVGMRKPKLKDSIELSKRPTTAVCLIESENCLWVASGPAIYIVNLETYETDGFFLISSRLEQVSMMLPNSNHVWIATKDSSVIQLHDCTMYSKPPLLVYDIERDLPLPPLYPMMPDEPNPDASPSKRVSAMVLTNHHTLWIGNYEGELKFYDLKPEVVKVKGADEEPYEEEKETSLEHEESGKLTLSLIDCRKISERPVRCLLKYNSQVVSCSGYYGDEGSVRVWTLDRDFINVDVVASGTSSGELLEDSASLDSSSKSVDSAHADSRRSEGMATDTWRVMKKTANSTIKLYRDRKPNLRKFMNMLGNNQN